A window of Chitinophagales bacterium contains these coding sequences:
- a CDS encoding NAD(P)-binding domain-containing protein, with translation MKIAVLGTGSVGETIGSALIAKGHQVKMGSRTASNEKAAEWVKKIGANALQGTFADAAAFGEIIFNATKGENSIDALKQAGATNLKGKILIDIANPLDFSNGIPPSLLPSLSNTNSLGEEIQKTFPDVKVVKTLNTMWCGIMVNPAIIGGGDHVNYLCGNNADAKATVKNLLVDNFGWKEENLLDLGDITNARGTEAVLPIWLRVYMATHNGAFNFKIVK, from the coding sequence ATGAAAATTGCAGTATTAGGAACCGGCTCTGTGGGAGAAACCATCGGTTCGGCATTAATTGCTAAAGGGCATCAGGTAAAAATGGGTAGCCGCACCGCCAGCAATGAAAAGGCTGCTGAATGGGTAAAGAAAATTGGCGCCAATGCATTGCAGGGAACCTTTGCTGATGCAGCCGCTTTTGGCGAAATTATTTTTAATGCTACCAAAGGTGAAAACTCTATTGATGCATTAAAACAGGCTGGTGCAACCAACCTGAAAGGAAAAATACTCATTGATATAGCCAACCCGCTGGATTTTTCAAACGGAATACCGCCATCACTTCTTCCCTCATTAAGCAATACAAATTCACTGGGTGAAGAAATTCAGAAAACATTTCCCGATGTAAAAGTGGTGAAAACACTTAATACCATGTGGTGCGGCATTATGGTTAACCCGGCTATTATTGGCGGCGGCGACCATGTGAACTATCTCTGCGGAAATAATGCTGATGCAAAAGCAACGGTAAAAAATTTACTGGTTGACAATTTTGGCTGGAAGGAAGAAAACTTGCTTGACCTGGGAGACATTACCAATGCAAGAGGAACAGAAGCAGTATTACCGATCTGGTTAAGAGTATATATGGCTACCCATAACGGAGCATTTAATTTCAAAATTGTGAAGTAA
- a CDS encoding AbiV family abortive infection protein, which produces MSNKEKYIQFNAFRRLCIKNAEDNLKGARELAGKNLNHLSFHLCILTLEEIGKIFMAWMKLNQVENWDRETMNVALDDHIKKLFFAIWGPSIGKDVITKDQWSENQFMARNLHELRLLFLYGSLEDQVPSSQKVSDELLNRILSFTQSRFDLAAIEGEVNEDDADIIDPLREWFQNYMQIESKSNYIVSATTQAKLIELGDIRAWMQWLKDEHEKETATLNELSEKEINKPIPENFEKFEEKWEINFTLITPSHSIRKKEINAFNKYPRPFSFAASKDKHTLKVKVILPSVVTVHILWHQSWYISKTIAAALSIATRGIFYWHVPIDTDVFYDSIIDLESKQRLRLSVPEQLKANWQSRGMVLQEQEMHLAGIVHDYFLHVHLKADQQEVEEYMTALSMLCRTDIHLRLDFDAFRIFFNTFRQLLLKHEKIANKEQVFEVGYAQIQGMIKGRTEYDRVIKLALDVETKTVLHHSITMTEVLAIKIYCDIYILTVAVRTVQNNPEIRLVGSMEDVPPSENSTE; this is translated from the coding sequence GTGAGCAACAAAGAAAAATATATCCAATTCAATGCTTTCAGACGTCTCTGTATTAAAAATGCAGAAGATAATTTGAAAGGCGCCCGTGAACTAGCGGGAAAGAATCTAAACCATTTGAGTTTCCATCTCTGTATTTTGACTCTTGAAGAGATTGGAAAGATTTTTATGGCTTGGATGAAATTAAACCAGGTTGAAAATTGGGACAGAGAAACGATGAATGTGGCCTTAGACGACCACATCAAAAAGCTCTTTTTCGCCATATGGGGACCATCCATTGGCAAAGACGTAATAACCAAAGACCAATGGAGCGAAAACCAATTCATGGCCAGAAATCTCCATGAACTTCGGCTACTTTTTCTTTATGGATCGTTGGAAGACCAGGTACCTTCCTCTCAGAAAGTTTCCGACGAGTTACTGAATCGCATTTTATCGTTTACCCAAAGCCGGTTTGATCTGGCAGCGATAGAAGGCGAAGTGAATGAAGATGATGCTGATATCATTGATCCACTTCGTGAATGGTTTCAAAATTATATGCAGATTGAAAGTAAAAGTAATTACATAGTATCTGCCACTACACAGGCCAAATTAATTGAACTAGGTGATATTCGCGCCTGGATGCAGTGGTTAAAGGATGAACATGAAAAAGAAACTGCTACTCTGAATGAACTGAGCGAAAAGGAAATCAATAAACCAATCCCTGAAAACTTTGAGAAGTTTGAAGAAAAATGGGAAATTAATTTTACACTGATCACCCCGTCTCATTCAATTCGTAAAAAAGAGATTAATGCTTTTAATAAATATCCCAGGCCATTTTCCTTTGCAGCAAGCAAGGATAAGCACACCCTCAAGGTTAAAGTAATTCTACCGTCGGTTGTTACCGTACATATTCTTTGGCATCAGTCCTGGTACATTTCGAAAACAATAGCAGCCGCCTTAAGTATTGCCACCCGTGGAATATTCTATTGGCATGTGCCCATCGACACAGACGTATTTTATGATTCTATTATTGATCTGGAATCGAAACAACGACTTAGGCTATCCGTGCCAGAACAACTGAAAGCGAATTGGCAAAGCAGGGGGATGGTTTTGCAAGAACAAGAAATGCACCTGGCTGGCATTGTGCATGACTATTTCCTGCATGTTCATTTAAAAGCAGATCAACAGGAAGTCGAGGAGTACATGACAGCACTTTCGATGCTCTGCAGAACAGACATTCACCTGCGACTCGATTTCGATGCGTTCAGGATTTTCTTCAATACCTTTCGGCAATTGCTTCTTAAACACGAAAAAATAGCAAATAAAGAGCAGGTTTTCGAAGTGGGATATGCGCAGATTCAGGGAATGATTAAAGGACGCACGGAGTATGACCGGGTTATTAAACTTGCGTTGGATGTTGAAACAAAAACAGTATTGCATCATTCAATAACAATGACCGAAGTATTAGCAATAAAGATTTATTGCGATATATACATATTGACGGTAGCCGTCAGAACTGTGCAGAATAACCCTGAAATAAGATTAGTGGGTTCGATGGAAGATGTACCCCCCTCTGAAAATTCTACGGAATAA
- a CDS encoding winged helix-turn-helix transcriptional regulator, with product MLINDKEIRIKLHGQEYHCAMDITMDYIGGKWKTVVLWYLRKDKKRFSELKKLIPGITEKMLSIQLKQLEQDGLIGRKIYGEVPPRVEYSLTDFGKTLIPMLEEIAKWGRHLGEQDGEMVEVKSNAKKEKLKDNRK from the coding sequence ATGCTCATAAACGACAAAGAAATCAGGATTAAACTACACGGGCAGGAATATCATTGTGCAATGGATATTACCATGGATTATATTGGCGGCAAATGGAAAACCGTTGTACTATGGTATTTGCGCAAAGACAAGAAACGATTTAGCGAACTGAAGAAGTTAATTCCCGGCATTACAGAAAAAATGCTGAGTATACAATTAAAACAACTGGAACAGGATGGTCTTATTGGCCGCAAAATCTATGGTGAGGTTCCGCCACGGGTTGAATATTCTTTAACCGATTTTGGAAAAACGCTTATTCCCATGCTGGAAGAGATCGCTAAATGGGGACGGCATTTGGGCGAACAAGATGGTGAAATGGTCGAGGTGAAAAGCAATGCGAAGAAGGAGAAATTGAAAGACAATAGAAAATAA
- a CDS encoding alpha/beta hydrolase, which produces MTKYLLLFLLLPAVGLPACSQKPIDHPGYSQSTFESVRYGLFRPVVEAGRRYPLLVYLHGANDTVSRDLSWYSAERQAQFPCFVLTPKCTVSDQGWGNTWVAGHTSTTAAVLRLVDSLVKVCAVDTSRLYIYGISMGGFGVFAVLQKNPGLFAAAYSVCGGSDTRAAAVLTQTPLWIFHGGDDNVVPVSLSRDVYQAIKEAGGTKVRYTEYPGVRHDSWLNVEKETELPGWLFSHRK; this is translated from the coding sequence ATGACAAAATACCTGCTCCTTTTCCTGCTGCTCCCGGCCGTCGGCCTGCCAGCCTGTTCGCAAAAACCTATTGACCATCCAGGCTATAGCCAGAGCACTTTTGAATCGGTGCGGTATGGATTGTTCCGTCCGGTGGTGGAAGCGGGGCGGCGCTATCCCTTGCTGGTCTACCTGCATGGCGCCAATGATACGGTGTCACGGGATTTGTCGTGGTACAGTGCGGAGCGACAAGCGCAGTTTCCCTGTTTTGTACTGACGCCGAAGTGCACGGTCAGTGACCAGGGCTGGGGCAATACCTGGGTGGCGGGTCATACGTCTACTACGGCGGCGGTCCTGCGGCTGGTCGATTCGCTGGTGAAGGTCTGCGCAGTGGATACCAGCCGGCTCTATATCTATGGGATATCGATGGGAGGGTTTGGGGTATTTGCGGTGCTGCAAAAAAATCCGGGTCTGTTTGCCGCTGCCTATAGTGTTTGCGGGGGGTCAGACACCAGGGCTGCCGCCGTTTTAACACAAACGCCGCTTTGGATTTTTCATGGTGGGGACGATAATGTTGTACCGGTATCGTTGTCGCGGGACGTTTACCAAGCCATAAAAGAAGCCGGTGGCACAAAAGTGCGCTACACTGAATACCCTGGCGTCCGCCACGACAGCTGGCTGAATGTGGAGAAGGAAACCGAACTTCCGGGTTGGCTGTTCAGTCACCGGAAATAA